Proteins encoded by one window of Geobacter sp. DSM 9736:
- a CDS encoding transposase: protein MPRAARLDIAGVLQHVIVRGVERRDIFLDDQDRQSFVDRFTKLMEQMGMECLAWALMSNHVHLLLRPSQDNLGQFMRRLLTGHAVMFNLRHHRSGHLFQNRYKSIICEEDPYLLELVRYIHLNPLRAGLVGSIEELKRYPWSGHAVLMGTRALQGQKMDEVLLHFSTKQKSARQKYEVFLADGVGRGKREELVGGGLRRVLKAAGEGFISAYDDRILGSGDFVEQLRQEKGLSEKLEACLPLEQLIEKIAEASGIDREIFCERRRGGGLSEAKSIICYVATRRFGYSGEAVAKALGITRSGVCRGALRGGKIAAQGMPLWEQIEKLVNKSTTSP, encoded by the coding sequence ATGCCGAGGGCCGCACGACTCGACATAGCCGGCGTTCTTCAACACGTCATAGTGAGGGGAGTTGAACGTCGAGATATCTTTCTGGATGACCAAGACCGACAATCCTTTGTCGATCGCTTCACGAAACTGATGGAGCAGATGGGAATGGAATGTCTGGCGTGGGCCTTAATGTCCAACCACGTTCACCTGTTGTTGCGGCCGTCCCAAGATAATCTCGGGCAGTTTATGCGGCGACTCCTCACGGGTCATGCGGTGATGTTCAATCTTAGGCACCACCGGAGCGGCCATCTCTTTCAAAACCGGTACAAATCGATCATCTGTGAAGAAGATCCTTATCTTCTTGAACTGGTTCGTTATATTCACTTAAATCCTCTCCGAGCCGGATTGGTCGGCAGTATTGAAGAGCTGAAACGCTATCCCTGGAGTGGTCATGCTGTCTTGATGGGTACAAGAGCGCTGCAAGGGCAGAAGATGGACGAGGTGCTACTGCACTTCTCGACGAAGCAGAAGTCGGCGAGGCAAAAATACGAGGTTTTCCTGGCCGATGGTGTCGGGCGCGGGAAAAGAGAAGAACTTGTAGGCGGAGGCCTGCGACGTGTCCTTAAAGCGGCAGGAGAGGGTTTCATTTCAGCCTACGACGACAGGATACTTGGCAGTGGAGATTTCGTGGAGCAGTTGAGGCAGGAAAAAGGCCTATCGGAGAAGCTTGAGGCGTGCCTGCCATTGGAGCAGTTGATAGAAAAAATTGCTGAGGCATCGGGCATCGATCGGGAGATTTTTTGTGAACGCAGACGTGGAGGGGGTTTGTCGGAGGCCAAAAGCATAATCTGCTACGTTGCCACTCGGCGCTTTGGCTACAGCGGAGAGGCGGTCGCGAAAGCTCTTGGCATTACCCGTTCCGGTGTCTGCCGTGGAGCATTACGTGGCGGGAAGATAGCAGCACAAGGGATGCCGCTTTGGGAGCAAATCGAGAAGTTAGTCAACAAATCAACTACGTCCCCTTAG
- a CDS encoding putative DNA modification/repair radical SAM protein, whose protein sequence is MITLPIEQRLEILADSAKFDVSCSSSGSNRAGKAGALGSTAASGICHTWTADGRCISLLKILLTNACIYDCAYCLNRRSNDIPRAAFTANEVVDLTMNFYRRNYIEGLFLSTGVIRSADYTMEQLIAVAQRLREVERFNGYIHLKLVPGADPLLIALAGRYADRVSINIELPTRRSLALLAPDKPRESVIDPMRQVSTLLVEAREARTQSRKSPRFAPAGQSTQLIVGATPESDREIITLTEGLYKKLELKRVYYSAYIPGSSDRRLPALPTPPLLREHRLYQADWLLRFYGFAAHELLDEARPNLDMRFDPKSDWALRHLELFPVEVNRVDYEVLLRVPGIGVRSAQRIVQARRGARLGEMELKKLGVVLKRAKYFLTADGRYLGGIRLDGPRLMELMLAPTRRPARLDQLELFDALPDASALTGEL, encoded by the coding sequence ATGATCACCCTACCCATCGAACAGCGCCTGGAAATCCTGGCGGACAGCGCCAAGTTCGATGTTTCCTGCTCATCCAGCGGCAGCAATCGCGCCGGCAAAGCGGGTGCCCTCGGCAGTACCGCGGCCAGCGGCATCTGCCATACCTGGACCGCCGATGGCCGCTGCATCTCGCTGCTGAAAATCCTCCTAACAAATGCCTGCATCTACGACTGTGCCTACTGCCTGAACCGCCGCTCCAACGACATCCCCCGCGCCGCCTTCACTGCCAATGAAGTTGTCGACCTGACGATGAACTTTTACCGCCGCAATTATATCGAAGGATTGTTCCTCAGCACCGGCGTTATCCGTTCCGCCGACTACACCATGGAGCAGCTGATCGCCGTGGCGCAGCGGCTGCGGGAGGTGGAACGTTTCAATGGTTATATTCATCTGAAACTGGTTCCGGGGGCGGATCCGCTCCTTATTGCCTTAGCAGGGCGCTATGCCGACCGGGTGAGTATCAATATCGAACTACCCACTCGACGGAGCCTGGCGCTGCTGGCGCCGGACAAACCGCGCGAATCGGTGATCGACCCCATGCGTCAGGTCAGCACCCTGCTGGTCGAGGCACGGGAAGCCCGCACACAATCCCGAAAATCGCCACGCTTCGCTCCGGCCGGCCAGAGCACCCAGCTGATTGTCGGAGCCACGCCGGAGAGCGACCGCGAGATCATCACCCTGACAGAGGGGCTGTACAAAAAGCTGGAACTGAAGCGGGTTTATTACTCGGCCTATATTCCGGGATCAAGCGACCGCCGCCTGCCGGCGCTCCCTACGCCGCCGCTCTTACGTGAACATCGCCTCTATCAGGCCGACTGGCTGCTGCGTTTTTACGGCTTTGCCGCCCACGAACTGCTGGATGAAGCGCGTCCCAATCTGGACATGCGTTTCGATCCGAAAAGCGACTGGGCGTTGCGCCATCTGGAGCTGTTTCCGGTGGAGGTCAATCGGGTCGATTATGAGGTGCTGCTGCGGGTTCCGGGGATCGGCGTCCGCTCCGCCCAGCGCATCGTGCAGGCCCGGCGCGGTGCGCGGCTGGGGGAGATGGAGTTGAAAAAATTGGGGGTCGTGCTGAAACGGGCAAAATATTTTCTGACCGCCGATGGCCGGTATCTGGGGGGCATCAGGCTGGACGGGCCGCGTCTTATGGAGCTAATGCTGGCGCCGACGCGCCGGCCGGCGCGACTGGACCAGCTGGAGCTGTTTGACGCGCTGCCGGATGCGTCCGCACTGACGGGAGAGTTGTGA
- a CDS encoding TIGR03915 family putative DNA repair protein, with the protein MRVYRYDGSFEGFICAINDALEAGERQPEFVGGGDHLSFGLFAGEVHQVATVREAALAFRKRFIEAVSREAFATARYAFHSRRTGIELLVWRYLVAGLQVGRRLCAMLAEDPVHSVNRIARHVAHEAHKYKGFVRFREVEAGFLYARIEPEADILAFIAPHFVGRVNDRPWMIHDLCRNQAALYDLTSWCLIPDIELTTEPALSATEHDYAALWQSYFQRLAIAERHNPKLQQKHVPMRFRKHLTEF; encoded by the coding sequence ATGAGGGTCTATCGCTACGACGGCAGCTTTGAAGGCTTTATCTGCGCAATTAACGACGCCCTGGAGGCGGGGGAAAGGCAACCGGAGTTTGTGGGGGGTGGCGACCATCTTTCCTTCGGGCTCTTTGCCGGTGAAGTACACCAGGTGGCAACGGTGCGGGAAGCGGCACTGGCATTCCGGAAACGATTTATCGAAGCGGTTTCCCGGGAGGCCTTCGCCACCGCCCGCTATGCTTTTCATAGCCGGAGAACGGGGATTGAACTGCTGGTGTGGCGCTATCTCGTAGCGGGACTTCAGGTGGGAAGGCGTTTGTGCGCGATGCTGGCGGAGGACCCGGTGCATTCGGTCAATCGTATTGCCCGGCATGTGGCGCATGAAGCCCACAAGTACAAAGGGTTTGTGCGCTTTCGTGAAGTTGAGGCCGGTTTTCTGTATGCCCGGATCGAGCCTGAAGCAGACATCCTCGCCTTCATCGCTCCCCACTTCGTCGGGCGCGTCAATGATCGGCCTTGGATGATTCATGATCTCTGCCGTAATCAGGCGGCGCTGTACGATCTGACGTCATGGTGTTTGATACCGGATATCGAACTGACCACCGAACCGGCACTCAGTGCGACCGAACATGACTACGCCGCCCTGTGGCAGAGCTATTTTCAGCGCCTCGCCATCGCAGAGCGGCATAATCCGAAACTGCAGCAGAAGCATGTGCCGATGCGTTTTCGCAAGCATCTGACGGAGTTTTAA
- a CDS encoding AbrB/MazE/SpoVT family DNA-binding domain-containing protein, translating into MRRKICAIGNSRGVSLPIEALEKLKLAVGSEVDVQVDEEQGCIVIEPVRTAAYPEGVDAEFANQVNEFIELYRPALKKLAE; encoded by the coding sequence ATGCGTCGAAAGATTTGCGCCATCGGCAACAGCCGGGGGGTGTCGCTTCCCATCGAAGCGCTGGAGAAGCTGAAACTGGCAGTGGGGTCGGAAGTGGACGTGCAGGTGGACGAGGAGCAAGGCTGCATCGTTATCGAGCCGGTGCGCACTGCTGCCTATCCCGAGGGGGTCGATGCCGAGTTTGCAAACCAGGTGAACGAGTTCATAGAACTGTATCGTCCAGCCCTGAAGAAGCTCGCCGAGTAG
- a CDS encoding type II toxin-antitoxin system death-on-curing family toxin translates to MTEYLSPQQILFIHYRLIEMTGGTHGIRDVGALQSAAARPQVTFDGKELYPDLFTKAGALFESLAKNHPFIDGNKRTAVSSAALFLRKNGFFLETTQDDLYSFAITMATGAAGAREAAEWLHEKSRPLLNE, encoded by the coding sequence GTGACAGAATACCTTTCGCCGCAGCAGATCCTGTTCATTCACTATCGCCTGATCGAAATGACCGGTGGTACCCACGGCATCCGTGACGTCGGTGCCCTCCAATCGGCCGCAGCCCGGCCTCAGGTGACCTTCGACGGCAAGGAGCTGTACCCCGATCTCTTCACAAAAGCAGGGGCGCTGTTCGAATCGCTGGCTAAAAACCACCCTTTTATCGACGGCAACAAAAGAACCGCTGTCAGTTCCGCCGCACTCTTCCTCCGCAAAAACGGCTTTTTCCTCGAAACTACCCAGGACGACCTGTACTCGTTCGCGATCACTATGGCGACAGGTGCTGCCGGGGCACGGGAGGCGGCAGAATGGCTGCATGAAAAGTCGCGGCCCCTCCTGAATGAATGA
- a CDS encoding VacJ family lipoprotein, whose translation MGVVSQRNVAAALLLSVLLQVCGCSTLPETGPDTAPPLRTYEKVVKGGQPPMLDVPDSIEGFNRGTYRFNYHFDEYVFRPVVRAYEFILPDYAEDRISSALDNINELGNFTNNLFQLKFANAGITLSRFVINSTVGIAGLWDPAGSWGLNRKPEDFGQTLGHYGVGDGSYLVLPVLGPSNARDTTGLVADAAAFGIVGPIAWIDDSSAATAYSGTSTVDRRHRVPFRYRQTGSPFEYELLRMLYTMQREYVIEK comes from the coding sequence ATGGGAGTGGTCTCTCAGCGGAATGTCGCAGCGGCTCTACTTCTGTCGGTCCTGCTTCAGGTGTGCGGGTGCAGTACTCTTCCCGAAACGGGTCCTGATACGGCACCGCCACTACGCACCTATGAAAAGGTGGTGAAGGGGGGGCAGCCGCCGATGCTCGACGTCCCCGACTCCATAGAAGGGTTCAACCGGGGCACGTACCGGTTCAACTATCATTTCGACGAGTATGTTTTCCGCCCCGTCGTGCGCGCCTACGAGTTCATCCTCCCCGATTATGCGGAGGATCGGATATCCAGCGCCCTCGACAATATCAACGAGCTGGGCAACTTCACCAACAACCTGTTCCAGCTCAAGTTCGCCAATGCCGGCATTACCCTGAGCCGCTTCGTCATCAACTCCACGGTCGGCATCGCCGGCCTCTGGGACCCAGCCGGCAGCTGGGGGCTCAATCGCAAACCGGAAGATTTCGGCCAGACTCTCGGCCATTACGGTGTCGGGGATGGCTCGTATCTGGTCCTGCCTGTCCTGGGGCCCTCCAATGCCCGCGACACCACCGGCCTCGTTGCCGACGCAGCGGCTTTCGGGATCGTCGGTCCCATCGCCTGGATCGATGACAGCAGCGCAGCCACGGCGTATTCAGGAACGTCCACCGTGGACAGGCGGCACCGTGTTCCCTTCCGCTACCGCCAGACCGGTTCTCCCTTCGAGTATGAACTGCTGCGGATGCTTTACACCATGCAACGGGAGTATGTGATAGAAAAGTAA
- a CDS encoding alpha/beta fold hydrolase, with the protein MKRFFTPVFLMMICCVAPQSAEAVREAYFYPFVNPYEATVMELPKELEVTLPEKVPVKEFTVRPFPRREIPKVFWYEDGLPCALAYQDQKAPLIFVIAGTGSNYSTPRMQKLQKAFHRAGFHVISLTSPTHMDFVVNASSGLPGDSFGDAADLYRVMELAYEQVRDDIEVSGFALTGYSLGAFNAAFAARIDEEKKRFNFRKVLLINPPVSLYESVSILDRLLVENVPGGMENFEPWLRSVYVKFADVTRRVEPGGLSGEFMYRAYKRLPPNEESLAALIGLTFRMNAANMIFTADVMNGGGYIVPRNAQLTATTSLTRYAVVSYNTRFVDYFEEWFFPSCRKRDPSLTRQTLVERLSLRSIEAYLRSAVKIGVLHNEDDIILAPGDIDYLQEVFGHRAQIFPTGGHIGNMFHPDVISSMTGFLTGKEK; encoded by the coding sequence ATGAAGCGATTCTTCACTCCCGTTTTCCTGATGATGATCTGCTGCGTTGCGCCGCAGTCGGCTGAGGCCGTACGGGAGGCCTACTTCTATCCTTTCGTCAATCCTTACGAGGCGACCGTGATGGAGTTGCCGAAAGAGCTCGAAGTAACGCTGCCGGAAAAGGTCCCCGTAAAGGAATTCACCGTTCGCCCCTTTCCCCGGCGCGAGATCCCGAAGGTCTTCTGGTACGAGGATGGCCTACCCTGCGCCCTTGCATACCAAGACCAGAAGGCGCCGCTCATCTTCGTCATCGCCGGCACCGGCTCCAATTACAGCACACCGCGCATGCAGAAGCTCCAGAAGGCTTTCCACCGTGCGGGGTTTCATGTCATTTCCCTCACCTCCCCCACTCATATGGACTTCGTCGTGAACGCCTCGTCGGGACTGCCGGGGGATTCCTTCGGCGATGCGGCCGACCTTTACCGCGTCATGGAACTCGCCTACGAACAGGTTCGGGACGATATCGAAGTTTCCGGCTTCGCCCTCACCGGCTACAGCCTCGGCGCCTTCAATGCGGCTTTTGCCGCCAGGATCGATGAAGAAAAGAAACGATTCAATTTCCGCAAGGTCCTGCTGATCAACCCTCCAGTCAGCCTCTACGAATCGGTCTCGATCCTCGACCGGTTGCTGGTGGAGAACGTGCCGGGGGGCATGGAAAACTTCGAGCCATGGTTGCGCAGCGTCTATGTCAAATTCGCCGACGTCACCAGAAGGGTCGAACCGGGTGGGCTCAGCGGCGAATTCATGTACAGGGCCTACAAACGGCTTCCCCCTAACGAGGAGAGTCTGGCCGCCCTGATCGGCCTTACCTTCCGCATGAATGCGGCAAACATGATTTTCACCGCGGACGTCATGAACGGCGGCGGCTACATCGTCCCGAGAAACGCACAACTCACCGCCACTACCTCACTAACCCGCTACGCCGTAGTCTCGTACAACACCAGGTTCGTCGATTACTTCGAGGAGTGGTTCTTTCCCAGCTGCCGGAAGCGCGACCCGAGCCTGACGCGGCAAACCCTTGTGGAGCGCCTGAGCCTGCGTTCCATCGAGGCTTACCTTAGGAGCGCGGTCAAGATCGGTGTGCTCCACAACGAGGACGACATAATCCTCGCGCCTGGGGACATCGACTACCTTCAGGAGGTGTTCGGCCACCGCGCGCAAATCTTTCCTACCGGCGGCCACATCGGAAACATGTTCCATCCCGACGTGATTTCTTCGATGACAGGCTTTCTGACCGGAAAGGAGAAATGA
- a CDS encoding TAXI family TRAP transporter solute-binding subunit codes for MIPFFRFMRIIWLPAALIILAMPAPLSAFTQQSLSVVSGNTTGSYYAVSSALAKIFNRRSADYGVRLATALSEGSVANVESVAEGKAAFGIGESIILQQAAKGMGLWEGRARRGLRAVLGLHVESVTVVAAADRGIMKLGDLKGKRVNIGAPGSTSYEFGEKLLGLSGVSPTDVTFSEQSAALASELLQKGKIDAYIYTVGHPNLSIAEATAGARKVLLVPLDKEVIGQVTGSNPLLLPTAVPTAFYPGLENRESVPTFGVRSVLFTRSDLDEETVYRLVREIMTNFDLFRRQHPVLQDMIPRDAADAEVIPLHPGAARYFREAGLLH; via the coding sequence ATGATCCCTTTTTTCCGGTTTATGCGCATTATCTGGCTCCCAGCGGCACTGATCATTCTTGCGATGCCCGCTCCCCTTTCCGCTTTCACCCAGCAATCCCTGTCCGTTGTCTCCGGAAACACTACCGGGTCCTACTATGCAGTATCCAGCGCCCTGGCAAAGATATTCAACCGCCGAAGCGCTGACTACGGCGTGCGCCTTGCCACAGCCTTATCCGAAGGCTCGGTTGCCAATGTCGAGAGTGTTGCGGAGGGAAAAGCCGCGTTTGGGATAGGCGAATCCATCATTCTTCAGCAGGCGGCAAAAGGAATGGGGTTGTGGGAAGGAAGAGCCAGGAGGGGCTTGCGTGCAGTCCTCGGCCTGCATGTGGAATCGGTGACTGTGGTCGCGGCCGCCGATCGCGGGATCATGAAACTCGGCGACCTCAAGGGTAAGAGGGTGAACATCGGTGCACCCGGCTCCACTAGTTACGAATTCGGAGAGAAGCTTCTCGGATTATCGGGGGTGAGCCCCACGGATGTGACCTTTTCCGAGCAGTCCGCAGCCCTAGCTTCCGAATTGCTCCAGAAAGGAAAGATCGACGCATACATATACACAGTCGGTCATCCAAATCTTTCCATCGCGGAAGCAACCGCCGGGGCGCGGAAGGTGCTGCTGGTTCCTCTCGACAAGGAGGTCATCGGGCAGGTGACGGGCAGCAACCCGCTTCTGCTTCCGACGGCAGTTCCCACAGCTTTCTATCCCGGCCTGGAGAACAGGGAATCCGTCCCTACTTTCGGCGTCCGGTCGGTTCTCTTCACCCGCTCCGACCTGGATGAGGAAACCGTGTACCGTCTCGTGCGTGAGATCATGACAAACTTCGATCTCTTCAGGCGCCAGCATCCGGTCCTGCAGGACATGATTCCCCGTGATGCGGCCGACGCCGAGGTGATTCCTCTACATCCCGGCGCAGCACGTTATTTCAGAGAGGCCGGTCTTCTTCACTGA
- the adeC gene encoding AdeC/AdeK/OprM family multidrug efflux complex outer membrane factor, whose amino-acid sequence MCRTKKLVYLSLVTSLLLAGCSTMAPKYTRPETPVASAWPSGPAYKAEAVKPEQKPLAEIPWKEFFIEPQLQNLIGLAIENNRDLRVAVLNIERFRAQYQIRRADLVPNIAATAGAGFQRVPEDLSATGEARTVEQYDVGLGMSYYELDLFGRVRSLKDQALEQYLATEHARRSVQIALVSQVATAYLTLASDRERLKLARETLANQEESYKLTKSRFDAGISSALDLQQARTSVDAARVDIARFTTLAAQDENLLNLVVGRPVPAELLPQALSEKLTALKDLTPGLPSDVLLTRPDILQAEGVLKGANANIGAARAAFFPRITLLSSVGFGSDELSGLFKGGSFTWSFAPRVTVPIFEGGRNRANLKAAEVDTEIAVAQYEKAIQVAFREVADALAQRGTIEEQVAAQQSLTDATAETHRLSTARYEKGVDSYLSVLDSQRTLYGAQQNLISVRLARLANLVTLYKVLGGGVK is encoded by the coding sequence ATGTGTAGGACTAAAAAGCTCGTATATCTCTCCCTGGTGACATCCCTGCTGCTGGCGGGGTGCTCCACGATGGCACCGAAGTATACCCGACCTGAAACTCCTGTTGCTTCCGCATGGCCGAGCGGTCCCGCCTACAAGGCGGAGGCCGTCAAGCCGGAGCAGAAGCCCCTTGCGGAAATTCCCTGGAAGGAGTTCTTCATCGAGCCGCAGCTGCAGAACCTGATCGGCCTTGCAATCGAGAACAACCGGGATCTTCGCGTCGCGGTGCTCAACATCGAGCGTTTCCGGGCCCAGTACCAGATCAGGCGTGCCGACCTGGTGCCCAATATAGCTGCAACCGCCGGTGCCGGTTTCCAGCGGGTCCCCGAAGATCTTTCCGCCACCGGCGAAGCCCGAACCGTGGAACAGTACGATGTGGGGCTCGGGATGAGCTATTACGAACTCGACCTCTTCGGCAGGGTGCGGAGCCTGAAGGACCAGGCACTGGAGCAGTATCTGGCTACGGAGCATGCCAGGAGAAGCGTGCAGATCGCACTTGTCTCCCAGGTTGCCACGGCCTACCTCACGCTGGCTTCCGACCGCGAGCGCCTGAAGCTCGCAAGGGAGACCCTGGCGAACCAGGAGGAATCGTACAAGCTGACCAAGAGCCGTTTCGATGCCGGGATATCATCAGCCCTGGATCTTCAGCAGGCCCGGACGAGCGTGGATGCCGCGCGTGTGGACATCGCCCGGTTCACCACATTGGCAGCCCAGGACGAAAACCTGCTTAATCTTGTAGTGGGCAGGCCGGTTCCGGCGGAGCTGCTCCCCCAGGCGCTCTCGGAAAAACTTACGGCGCTGAAGGACCTGACTCCGGGGTTGCCGTCGGATGTGCTTCTTACCCGTCCCGACATTCTCCAGGCGGAAGGGGTGCTCAAGGGGGCCAATGCCAACATCGGGGCAGCCAGGGCTGCATTTTTCCCACGCATCACCCTGCTGTCGTCAGTCGGCTTCGGCAGTGACGAGCTCAGCGGGCTCTTCAAAGGTGGGTCCTTTACCTGGAGTTTTGCACCGAGGGTAACGGTGCCGATTTTCGAGGGGGGGCGCAACAGGGCTAACCTTAAGGCTGCGGAGGTCGATACGGAGATAGCGGTGGCGCAATATGAGAAGGCGATCCAGGTCGCGTTTCGTGAAGTAGCCGACGCATTGGCCCAGCGGGGAACCATAGAGGAGCAGGTGGCGGCCCAGCAGTCACTGACCGACGCCACCGCCGAGACCCACCGCCTCTCGACGGCGCGCTACGAGAAGGGAGTCGACAGCTACCTCAGTGTCCTCGACTCCCAACGCACCCTCTACGGCGCCCAGCAGAACCTGATCAGCGTCCGCCTAGCACGGCTCGCCAACCTGGTGACGCTCTACAAGGTGCTGGGAGGCGGGGTGAAGTAG